Proteins found in one Hoplias malabaricus isolate fHopMal1 chromosome 17, fHopMal1.hap1, whole genome shotgun sequence genomic segment:
- the si:ch211-126c2.4 gene encoding serine-rich adhesin for platelets isoform X2: MESVQRERCENGGGQLGVPVFSPNHPSSSDSLTNLCPNSPMWRIADETFPYVSGIFDETIEPTFNLDGPGTTGLPDSSQLKILAKSPAALCSGLRSQIKAAYSSWLGAPLENGHSVDFSMSITSPPNVQEEVTNVSQANLKEGTGDIGLPVPESNICFEKSDLKLESQNSTFDVAKGHKEKSSELSSSISLPCAKTKESSNVTFEKTHELKDDHAPGLSPSVSSTDASLQTAHEKNLNSTVDVCGPSNITTEQTNEKLDNTVDICQPQSYVPSTEDCEKHGTFTKTSEETCANLTGDVEQNDGASLHVSTNSSESSSANPYAVDRTFTKPNTTTDSRPLGPLPNLKNADGNSTMNMTKPADTGLPTQTDGGSEGDKHIPEPTSTMPIVKINSEVVVCSNRTLDLPDTEGKEEEHQDMLRRRNGVSEQECFLNMDISHSSVFSFDTLEMKQCGIVTSTPIVLDRGFDRLRRVKATDIQKRLSVINSIEAQSIDDLVGVSEHDTVDPSQSNLSSVKPEMSSQTHKVSVKSISDSSTSESAVVNKPLSQLAVRRKIPHPSCKSNISKTQILSKHPIPQTTSVVSKAKTVSSAPALDQPETSSTALRSIRRLNKGKTLVPPKNTLTAGTLKMTSVANASSRCTLTTDSKPSPALTQSELPSLPPPGRGRFGFKQPGAVGFSAESHSQTNNKPTGLSEQLTCAEAQTSSKPAGRAQKPVTAPKPKSNCEKCTLLQEKLNTLHKELGEILKQQKILAGCGNWLPFQEKLEKSLEELNRCREDHL; encoded by the exons ATGGAGAGTGTTCAGAGGGAGAGGTGTGAAAATGGTGGCGGTCAACTTGGAGTACCTGTCTTCTCACCTAATCACCCGTCTTCATCAGACTCCTTAACAAACCTGTGTCCCAATTCTCCTATGTGGAGAATTGCTGATGAAACGTTCCCATACGTGTCTGGAATATTTGATGAAACTATAGAGCCAACCTTTAATTTAGATGGACCTGGAACCACTGGTCTCCCTGATAGCTCACAGTTAAAAATACTTGCAAAAAGTCCAGCTGCTCTCTGTTCAGGATTAAGAAGTCAAATCAAGGCAGCTTACAGCAGCTGGCTTGGTGCACCATTGGAGAATGGTCATTCAGTAGATTTCAGCATGTCCATTACATCTCCACCGAATGTTCAGGAAGAGGTTACTAATGTCTCTCAAGCCAATTTGAAGGAGGGTACAGGTGACATTGGCTTACCTGTCCCAGAGTCTAATATTTGCTTTGAAAAAAGTGACTTGAAGTTGGAGTCTCAGAACAGTACTTTTGATGTGGCTAAAGGTCATAAAGAGAAGTCTTCTGAACTGAGTTCCTCTATATCTCTGCCTTGTGCAAAGACAAAAGAGTCAAGCAATGTTACTTTTGAAAAGACACATGAGCTTAAAGATGATCACGCTCCTGGACTTAGTCCCTCTGTATCTTCGACTGATGCCAGTCTACAAACTGCGCATGAAAAAAATCTAAACTCAACTGTAGACGTTTGTGGCCCTTCAAacatcaccacagagcagacaAATGAGAAGCTTGATAATACTGTGGATATTTGTCAACCCCAGTCATATGTTCCTTCCACTGAGGACTGTGAGAAGCATGGCACATTTACAAAGACTTCAGAGGAGACTTGTGCTAACTTAACTGGTGATGTGGAGCAGAATGATGGGGCATCTCTTCATGTTTCTACTAACTCTAGTGAGTCAAGTTCTGCTAATCCATATGCAGTGGACAGGACCTTCACTAAACCGAATACAACAACTGATAGCAGACCTCTAGGACCTCTTCCCAACTTGAAGAATGCTGATGGAAATTCCACTATGAATATGACAAAACCGGCCGACACAGGATTGCCAACACAAACTGATGGTGGGAGTGAAGGTGACAAACACATACCTGAGCCTACCAGCACAATGCCTATTGTTAAAATTAATTCTGAGGTGGTAGTTTGTTCCAACAGAACTCTGGATTTGCCTGATACTGAAGGTAAAGAAGAGGAACACCAGGATATGCTCAGAAGGAGAAATGGAGTTTCTGAACAGGAATGTTTTCTCAACATGGACATAAGTCATAGTAGTGTGTTTTCCTTTGATACACTTGAAATGAAACAATGTGGTATTGTCACATCCACACCTATTGTTTTGGACAGAGGCTTTGACAGATTGAGACGTGTGAAGGCCACAGATATACAAAAACGGCTTTCTGTGATTAACAGTATTGAAGCACAGTCAATTGATGATCTGGTTGGTGTTAGTGAACATGATACTGTAGATCCATCACAGTCCAACCTATCATCTGTTAAGCCTGAGATGTCTAGTCAGACACACAAAGTTTCAGTGAAATCCATCTCAGATTCCTCAACTTCTGAATCTGCAGTTGTGAACAAACCTCTCTCCCAACTTGCAGTCAGAAGGAAAATTCCCCATCCCTCCTGTAAATCCAATATTTCCAAGACCCAGATCCTTTCAAAGCATCCCATCCCTCAAACAACATCAGTAGTTTCTAAAGCAAAAACTGTGTCATCAGCCCCTGCCCTAGATCAGCCAGAGACATCCTCAACTGCTCTGCGTAGCATAAGAAGGCTCAATAAAGGAAAAACCCTTGTGCCTCCTAAGAACACCTTGACAGCTGGCACTTTAAAG ATGACATCTGTGGCTAACGCAAGCAGTAGATGTACTTTGACAACAG ATTCAAAGCCTTCACCCGCTTTGACACAGTCTGAACTACCAAGCCTACCGCCCCCTGGCCGAGGAAGATTTGGTTTTaaacaacctggagctgtgggcTTTTCAGCAGAAAGTCATTCTCAGACTAATAACAAACCAACTGGTTTATCAG AGCAACTCACTTGTGCTGAAGCTCAAACAAGCTCAAAGCCAGCTGGACGTGCTCAGAAACCAGTTACAGCTCCCAAGCCCAAATCTA ACTGTGAAAAGTGTACGCTGCTTCAAGAGAAATTAAACACACTACATAAAGAACTAGGGGAAAtcctaaaacaacagaaaatacTTGCAG GTTGTGGAAACTGGTTACCCTTTCAAGAAAAACTTGAGAAGAGTTTAGAAGAGTTAAACAGATGTAGAGAGG
- the si:ch211-126c2.4 gene encoding serine-rich adhesin for platelets isoform X3 has product MESVQRERCENGGGQLGVPVFSPNHPSSSDSLTNLCPNSPMWRIADETFPYVSGIFDETIEPTFNLDGPGTTGLPDSSQLKILAKSPAALCSGLRSQIKAAYSSWLGAPLENGHSVDFSMSITSPPNVQEEVTNVSQANLKEGTGDIGLPVPESNICFEKSDLKLESQNSTFDVAKGHKEKSSELSSSISLPCAKTKESSNVTFEKTHELKDDHAPGLSPSVSSTDASLQTAHEKNLNSTVDVCGPSNITTEQTNEKLDNTVDICQPQSYVPSTEDCEKHGTFTKTSEETCANLTGDVEQNDGASLHVSTNSSESSSANPYAVDRTFTKPNTTTDSRPLGPLPNLKNADGNSTMNMTKPADTGLPTQTDGGSEGDKHIPEPTSTMPIVKINSEVVVCSNRTLDLPDTEGKEEEHQDMLRRRNGVSEQECFLNMDISHSSVFSFDTLEMKQCGIVTSTPIVLDRGFDRLRRVKATDIQKRLSVINSIEAQSIDDLVGVSEHDTVDPSQSNLSSVKPEMSSQTHKVSVKSISDSSTSESAVVNKPLSQLAVRRKIPHPSCKSNISKTQILSKHPIPQTTSVVSKAKTVSSAPALDQPETSSTALRSIRRLNKGKTLVPPKNTLTAGTLKMTSVANASSRCTLTTAHEGAD; this is encoded by the exons ATGGAGAGTGTTCAGAGGGAGAGGTGTGAAAATGGTGGCGGTCAACTTGGAGTACCTGTCTTCTCACCTAATCACCCGTCTTCATCAGACTCCTTAACAAACCTGTGTCCCAATTCTCCTATGTGGAGAATTGCTGATGAAACGTTCCCATACGTGTCTGGAATATTTGATGAAACTATAGAGCCAACCTTTAATTTAGATGGACCTGGAACCACTGGTCTCCCTGATAGCTCACAGTTAAAAATACTTGCAAAAAGTCCAGCTGCTCTCTGTTCAGGATTAAGAAGTCAAATCAAGGCAGCTTACAGCAGCTGGCTTGGTGCACCATTGGAGAATGGTCATTCAGTAGATTTCAGCATGTCCATTACATCTCCACCGAATGTTCAGGAAGAGGTTACTAATGTCTCTCAAGCCAATTTGAAGGAGGGTACAGGTGACATTGGCTTACCTGTCCCAGAGTCTAATATTTGCTTTGAAAAAAGTGACTTGAAGTTGGAGTCTCAGAACAGTACTTTTGATGTGGCTAAAGGTCATAAAGAGAAGTCTTCTGAACTGAGTTCCTCTATATCTCTGCCTTGTGCAAAGACAAAAGAGTCAAGCAATGTTACTTTTGAAAAGACACATGAGCTTAAAGATGATCACGCTCCTGGACTTAGTCCCTCTGTATCTTCGACTGATGCCAGTCTACAAACTGCGCATGAAAAAAATCTAAACTCAACTGTAGACGTTTGTGGCCCTTCAAacatcaccacagagcagacaAATGAGAAGCTTGATAATACTGTGGATATTTGTCAACCCCAGTCATATGTTCCTTCCACTGAGGACTGTGAGAAGCATGGCACATTTACAAAGACTTCAGAGGAGACTTGTGCTAACTTAACTGGTGATGTGGAGCAGAATGATGGGGCATCTCTTCATGTTTCTACTAACTCTAGTGAGTCAAGTTCTGCTAATCCATATGCAGTGGACAGGACCTTCACTAAACCGAATACAACAACTGATAGCAGACCTCTAGGACCTCTTCCCAACTTGAAGAATGCTGATGGAAATTCCACTATGAATATGACAAAACCGGCCGACACAGGATTGCCAACACAAACTGATGGTGGGAGTGAAGGTGACAAACACATACCTGAGCCTACCAGCACAATGCCTATTGTTAAAATTAATTCTGAGGTGGTAGTTTGTTCCAACAGAACTCTGGATTTGCCTGATACTGAAGGTAAAGAAGAGGAACACCAGGATATGCTCAGAAGGAGAAATGGAGTTTCTGAACAGGAATGTTTTCTCAACATGGACATAAGTCATAGTAGTGTGTTTTCCTTTGATACACTTGAAATGAAACAATGTGGTATTGTCACATCCACACCTATTGTTTTGGACAGAGGCTTTGACAGATTGAGACGTGTGAAGGCCACAGATATACAAAAACGGCTTTCTGTGATTAACAGTATTGAAGCACAGTCAATTGATGATCTGGTTGGTGTTAGTGAACATGATACTGTAGATCCATCACAGTCCAACCTATCATCTGTTAAGCCTGAGATGTCTAGTCAGACACACAAAGTTTCAGTGAAATCCATCTCAGATTCCTCAACTTCTGAATCTGCAGTTGTGAACAAACCTCTCTCCCAACTTGCAGTCAGAAGGAAAATTCCCCATCCCTCCTGTAAATCCAATATTTCCAAGACCCAGATCCTTTCAAAGCATCCCATCCCTCAAACAACATCAGTAGTTTCTAAAGCAAAAACTGTGTCATCAGCCCCTGCCCTAGATCAGCCAGAGACATCCTCAACTGCTCTGCGTAGCATAAGAAGGCTCAATAAAGGAAAAACCCTTGTGCCTCCTAAGAACACCTTGACAGCTGGCACTTTAAAG ATGACATCTGTGGCTAACGCAAGCAGTAGATGTACTTTGACAACAG CTCACGAGGGGGCAGACTGA
- the si:ch211-126c2.4 gene encoding serine-rich adhesin for platelets isoform X1, which translates to MESVQRERCENGGGQLGVPVFSPNHPSSSDSLTNLCPNSPMWRIADETFPYVSGIFDETIEPTFNLDGPGTTGLPDSSQLKILAKSPAALCSGLRSQIKAAYSSWLGAPLENGHSVDFSMSITSPPNVQEEVTNVSQANLKEGTGDIGLPVPESNICFEKSDLKLESQNSTFDVAKGHKEKSSELSSSISLPCAKTKESSNVTFEKTHELKDDHAPGLSPSVSSTDASLQTAHEKNLNSTVDVCGPSNITTEQTNEKLDNTVDICQPQSYVPSTEDCEKHGTFTKTSEETCANLTGDVEQNDGASLHVSTNSSESSSANPYAVDRTFTKPNTTTDSRPLGPLPNLKNADGNSTMNMTKPADTGLPTQTDGGSEGDKHIPEPTSTMPIVKINSEVVVCSNRTLDLPDTEGKEEEHQDMLRRRNGVSEQECFLNMDISHSSVFSFDTLEMKQCGIVTSTPIVLDRGFDRLRRVKATDIQKRLSVINSIEAQSIDDLVGVSEHDTVDPSQSNLSSVKPEMSSQTHKVSVKSISDSSTSESAVVNKPLSQLAVRRKIPHPSCKSNISKTQILSKHPIPQTTSVVSKAKTVSSAPALDQPETSSTALRSIRRLNKGKTLVPPKNTLTAGTLKMTSVANASSRCTLTTDSKPSPALTQSELPSLPPPGRGRFGFKQPGAVGFSAESHSQTNNKPTGLSGIKTRSSLLPAFAQKHASSEALPLAKRKRSEQLTCAEAQTSSKPAGRAQKPVTAPKPKSNCEKCTLLQEKLNTLHKELGEILKQQKILAGCGNWLPFQEKLEKSLEELNRCREDHL; encoded by the exons ATGGAGAGTGTTCAGAGGGAGAGGTGTGAAAATGGTGGCGGTCAACTTGGAGTACCTGTCTTCTCACCTAATCACCCGTCTTCATCAGACTCCTTAACAAACCTGTGTCCCAATTCTCCTATGTGGAGAATTGCTGATGAAACGTTCCCATACGTGTCTGGAATATTTGATGAAACTATAGAGCCAACCTTTAATTTAGATGGACCTGGAACCACTGGTCTCCCTGATAGCTCACAGTTAAAAATACTTGCAAAAAGTCCAGCTGCTCTCTGTTCAGGATTAAGAAGTCAAATCAAGGCAGCTTACAGCAGCTGGCTTGGTGCACCATTGGAGAATGGTCATTCAGTAGATTTCAGCATGTCCATTACATCTCCACCGAATGTTCAGGAAGAGGTTACTAATGTCTCTCAAGCCAATTTGAAGGAGGGTACAGGTGACATTGGCTTACCTGTCCCAGAGTCTAATATTTGCTTTGAAAAAAGTGACTTGAAGTTGGAGTCTCAGAACAGTACTTTTGATGTGGCTAAAGGTCATAAAGAGAAGTCTTCTGAACTGAGTTCCTCTATATCTCTGCCTTGTGCAAAGACAAAAGAGTCAAGCAATGTTACTTTTGAAAAGACACATGAGCTTAAAGATGATCACGCTCCTGGACTTAGTCCCTCTGTATCTTCGACTGATGCCAGTCTACAAACTGCGCATGAAAAAAATCTAAACTCAACTGTAGACGTTTGTGGCCCTTCAAacatcaccacagagcagacaAATGAGAAGCTTGATAATACTGTGGATATTTGTCAACCCCAGTCATATGTTCCTTCCACTGAGGACTGTGAGAAGCATGGCACATTTACAAAGACTTCAGAGGAGACTTGTGCTAACTTAACTGGTGATGTGGAGCAGAATGATGGGGCATCTCTTCATGTTTCTACTAACTCTAGTGAGTCAAGTTCTGCTAATCCATATGCAGTGGACAGGACCTTCACTAAACCGAATACAACAACTGATAGCAGACCTCTAGGACCTCTTCCCAACTTGAAGAATGCTGATGGAAATTCCACTATGAATATGACAAAACCGGCCGACACAGGATTGCCAACACAAACTGATGGTGGGAGTGAAGGTGACAAACACATACCTGAGCCTACCAGCACAATGCCTATTGTTAAAATTAATTCTGAGGTGGTAGTTTGTTCCAACAGAACTCTGGATTTGCCTGATACTGAAGGTAAAGAAGAGGAACACCAGGATATGCTCAGAAGGAGAAATGGAGTTTCTGAACAGGAATGTTTTCTCAACATGGACATAAGTCATAGTAGTGTGTTTTCCTTTGATACACTTGAAATGAAACAATGTGGTATTGTCACATCCACACCTATTGTTTTGGACAGAGGCTTTGACAGATTGAGACGTGTGAAGGCCACAGATATACAAAAACGGCTTTCTGTGATTAACAGTATTGAAGCACAGTCAATTGATGATCTGGTTGGTGTTAGTGAACATGATACTGTAGATCCATCACAGTCCAACCTATCATCTGTTAAGCCTGAGATGTCTAGTCAGACACACAAAGTTTCAGTGAAATCCATCTCAGATTCCTCAACTTCTGAATCTGCAGTTGTGAACAAACCTCTCTCCCAACTTGCAGTCAGAAGGAAAATTCCCCATCCCTCCTGTAAATCCAATATTTCCAAGACCCAGATCCTTTCAAAGCATCCCATCCCTCAAACAACATCAGTAGTTTCTAAAGCAAAAACTGTGTCATCAGCCCCTGCCCTAGATCAGCCAGAGACATCCTCAACTGCTCTGCGTAGCATAAGAAGGCTCAATAAAGGAAAAACCCTTGTGCCTCCTAAGAACACCTTGACAGCTGGCACTTTAAAG ATGACATCTGTGGCTAACGCAAGCAGTAGATGTACTTTGACAACAG ATTCAAAGCCTTCACCCGCTTTGACACAGTCTGAACTACCAAGCCTACCGCCCCCTGGCCGAGGAAGATTTGGTTTTaaacaacctggagctgtgggcTTTTCAGCAGAAAGTCATTCTCAGACTAATAACAAACCAACTGGTTTATCAG GTATAAAAACAAGGAGTTCACTGCTTCCAGCTTTTGCCCAGAAGCATGCAAGCAGTGAGGCCTTGCCTCTGGCAAAAAGGAAAAGATCTG AGCAACTCACTTGTGCTGAAGCTCAAACAAGCTCAAAGCCAGCTGGACGTGCTCAGAAACCAGTTACAGCTCCCAAGCCCAAATCTA ACTGTGAAAAGTGTACGCTGCTTCAAGAGAAATTAAACACACTACATAAAGAACTAGGGGAAAtcctaaaacaacagaaaatacTTGCAG GTTGTGGAAACTGGTTACCCTTTCAAGAAAAACTTGAGAAGAGTTTAGAAGAGTTAAACAGATGTAGAGAGG